The following coding sequences are from one Triticum dicoccoides isolate Atlit2015 ecotype Zavitan chromosome 4A, WEW_v2.0, whole genome shotgun sequence window:
- the LOC119286410 gene encoding uncharacterized protein LOC119286410 isoform X1 — protein METAHEVAIYIDRFHNLDLYHQGWYRMKISAAWEQDDGRAPVSPARVAQYEATDIGAKRACGFWKIDDVDNSFYTQPFRIKYARQDIYLSLMVSFYIPNSQDEGPATSSVMLKFELLFVPTLGNRIETEDSNDQYLIPVHEFRIPHRALLGLHTYCPVHFDTFHPVLVDLTIHIVYLKAGVTKSSLKAFKQGSVSKLYDILKALLSSRELLLEEVKRISNGIGTTLEDLDGADLTLGKYESVHPTKSSFPNYTNGLPVTPKCIGQQFGILQDLLERSDDAVQSTNDAMLYTLSKEELLELFETVSDQLSLVWSGFLKFHRTNKLKILDYLHDIWDVDRKSEWSIWIVHSKIEIPHRYMHGMGDSSSPRHSLRRVSSSKKLHHDPVQNASSRAELHRKSIAQMKINARSVQDMHIYANPSRVPVVLIEQHVMVVPQHGCNKDLLANAPDLYNTSVPPNLQGDSFAGSPSGGKNAGHVLRAVIFVHGFQGHHLDLCLIRNQWLLRDPGAECLLSETNEDRTYGDFKEMGRRLANEVVSFLKNKLDKYSRHGGCRELRLSFVGHSIGNVIIRSALSEPKLQPFLKNLHTYMSISGPHLGYWYSSNSLFNSGLWLMKRLKGLQCMHQLTFTDEQDPQNTFFYKLCKLKTLENFKNIILVSSPQDGYVPYHSARIDLCPASSSDSSKKGQVFTAMLNNCLDQIRAPTSETRVFMRCDVNFDQSTQRRDLNSFVGRAAHVEFLENDMYARFIMWSFPELFL, from the exons ATGGAGACGGCGCACGAGGTGGCCATCTACATTGACCGCTTCCACAATCTCGACCTGTACCACCAAGG ATGGTACCGGATGAAGATTAGTGCGGCGTGGGAGCAGGACGACGGCAGGGCACCGGTGTCGCCAGCCAGGGTAGCACAATACGAAG CTACTGATATTGGTGCGAAGCGTGCATGTGGCTTTTGGAAAATAGATGATGTCGACAACAGCTTCTATACACAGCCATTTAGAATTAAATATGCTAGACAAGATATTTATCTATCACTTATGGTGTCTTTCTACATACCCAACAGTCAAGATGAG GGTCCAGCAACTTCTTCAGTTATGTTGAAGTTTGAGCTCCTATTTGTTCCAACATTGGGGAATAG GATTGAAACTGAAGATTCAAATGACCAGTATTTGATCCCTGTTCATGAATTTAGGATCCCACATAGGGCACTCCTGGGTTTACACACATATTGTCCTGTCCATTTTGACACTTTCCACCCTGTGCTTGTTGATCTGACCATACATATAGTGTACCTGAAAGCTGGCGTGACTAAATCGTCACTGAAG GCATTCAAGCAAGGTTCAGTCTCAAAGTTATATGATATTCTGAAGGCATTATTATCTTCTAGAGAACTGTTGCTTGAGGAAGTAAAGAGGATCAGTAATGGTATTGGTACAACTCTTGAAGATTTGGATGGCGCTGATTTAACACTTGGTAAATACGAGTCAGTTCACCCAACAAAGTCAAGTTTTCCTAATTATACTAATGGGCTCCCTGTAACCCCAAAGTGCATTGGCCAGCAGTTTGGCATTTTACAAGATCTTCTAGAG AGATCTGATGATGCGGTTCAAAGCACTAATGATGCTATGCTGTACACTCTTTCCAAGGAAGAATTGTTAGAATTATTTGAAACAGTGAGCGACCAACTTTCACTTGTATGGAGTGGATTCCTGAAGTTTCATAG GACAAATAAATTAAAGATACTGGATTACTTGCATGATATTTGGGATGTTGATCGGAAATCAGAATGGTCAATATGGATTGTTCATTCAAAAATTGAGATTCCACATCGTTACATGCACGGTATGGGTGACAGTTCGTCTCCTCGCCATTCACTCCGGAGGGTTTCCAGCTCAAAGAAGTTGCATCATGAT CCTGTACAGAATGCTTCTTCACGAGCTGAACTCCACAGAAAAAGTATTGCGCAAATGAAG ATTAACGCACGGTCTGTTCAAGATATGCATATCTATGCTAATCCTTCACGTGTTCCTGTTGTTCTTATAGAACAACATGTCATGGTCGTTCCACAACATGGTTGTAACAAGGATTTGTTGGCAAATGCTCCAGATCTGTATAATACTTCTGTACCACCTAACCTACAAGGAGATTCTTTTGCGGGGAGTCCTAGCGGTGGTAAAAACGCTGGACATGTCTTACGAGCTGTCATTTTTGTGCATGGATTTCAG GGGCATCATCTGGATCTTTGTCTCATTAGAAACCAATGGCTTTTGCGTGATCCTGGAGCTGAGTGTCTATTGTCCGAGACAAACGAAGATAGAACATATGGAGATTTTAAAGAAATGGGTAGAAGGCTTGCTAATGAAGTAGTCTCATTCCTAAAGAACAAATTGGATAAGTATTCAAGGCATGGAGGCTGCAGAGAATTGAGGCTTAGTTTTGTCGGACACTCCATTGGGAACGTCATCATCAGAAGCGCACTATCAG AACCCAAGTTGCAGCCGTTTTTGAAAAACCTCCACACATACATGTCGATATCAGGGCCTCATTTAGGTTACTGGTACAGCTCAAATTCGTTGTTCAACTCTGGCCTCTGGCTTATGAAGAGACTCAAGGGACTGCAATGCATGCATCAGCTCACTTTCACCGATGAGCAAGACCCCCAGAATACATTTTTTTACAAGCTCTGCAAG CTCAAGACACTGGAGAACTTCAAAAACATCATTTTGGTGTCTTCACCGCAG GATGGTTACGTCCCATACCATTCAGCAAGAATCGACCTCTGCCCGGCCTCGTCGTCAGATAGCTCGAAGAAGGGGCAGGTGTTCACGGCGATGCTCAACAATTGCCTGGACCAGATCCGTGCACCCACCTCCGAGACGCGGGTGTTCATGCGCTGCGACGTGAACTTCGACCAGTCCACACAACGACGGGACCTCAACTCCTTTGTCGGTAGGGCTGCACACGTCGAGTTCCTGGAGAATGACATGTATGCCAGGTTCATCATGTGGTCCTTCCCGGAATTGTTCCTGTGA
- the LOC119286410 gene encoding uncharacterized protein LOC119286410 isoform X2: MKISAAWEQDDGRAPVSPARVAQYEATDIGAKRACGFWKIDDVDNSFYTQPFRIKYARQDIYLSLMVSFYIPNSQDEGPATSSVMLKFELLFVPTLGNRIETEDSNDQYLIPVHEFRIPHRALLGLHTYCPVHFDTFHPVLVDLTIHIVYLKAGVTKSSLKAFKQGSVSKLYDILKALLSSRELLLEEVKRISNGIGTTLEDLDGADLTLGKYESVHPTKSSFPNYTNGLPVTPKCIGQQFGILQDLLERSDDAVQSTNDAMLYTLSKEELLELFETVSDQLSLVWSGFLKFHRTNKLKILDYLHDIWDVDRKSEWSIWIVHSKIEIPHRYMHGMGDSSSPRHSLRRVSSSKKLHHDPVQNASSRAELHRKSIAQMKINARSVQDMHIYANPSRVPVVLIEQHVMVVPQHGCNKDLLANAPDLYNTSVPPNLQGDSFAGSPSGGKNAGHVLRAVIFVHGFQGHHLDLCLIRNQWLLRDPGAECLLSETNEDRTYGDFKEMGRRLANEVVSFLKNKLDKYSRHGGCRELRLSFVGHSIGNVIIRSALSEPKLQPFLKNLHTYMSISGPHLGYWYSSNSLFNSGLWLMKRLKGLQCMHQLTFTDEQDPQNTFFYKLCKLKTLENFKNIILVSSPQDGYVPYHSARIDLCPASSSDSSKKGQVFTAMLNNCLDQIRAPTSETRVFMRCDVNFDQSTQRRDLNSFVGRAAHVEFLENDMYARFIMWSFPELFL, from the exons ATGAAGATTAGTGCGGCGTGGGAGCAGGACGACGGCAGGGCACCGGTGTCGCCAGCCAGGGTAGCACAATACGAAG CTACTGATATTGGTGCGAAGCGTGCATGTGGCTTTTGGAAAATAGATGATGTCGACAACAGCTTCTATACACAGCCATTTAGAATTAAATATGCTAGACAAGATATTTATCTATCACTTATGGTGTCTTTCTACATACCCAACAGTCAAGATGAG GGTCCAGCAACTTCTTCAGTTATGTTGAAGTTTGAGCTCCTATTTGTTCCAACATTGGGGAATAG GATTGAAACTGAAGATTCAAATGACCAGTATTTGATCCCTGTTCATGAATTTAGGATCCCACATAGGGCACTCCTGGGTTTACACACATATTGTCCTGTCCATTTTGACACTTTCCACCCTGTGCTTGTTGATCTGACCATACATATAGTGTACCTGAAAGCTGGCGTGACTAAATCGTCACTGAAG GCATTCAAGCAAGGTTCAGTCTCAAAGTTATATGATATTCTGAAGGCATTATTATCTTCTAGAGAACTGTTGCTTGAGGAAGTAAAGAGGATCAGTAATGGTATTGGTACAACTCTTGAAGATTTGGATGGCGCTGATTTAACACTTGGTAAATACGAGTCAGTTCACCCAACAAAGTCAAGTTTTCCTAATTATACTAATGGGCTCCCTGTAACCCCAAAGTGCATTGGCCAGCAGTTTGGCATTTTACAAGATCTTCTAGAG AGATCTGATGATGCGGTTCAAAGCACTAATGATGCTATGCTGTACACTCTTTCCAAGGAAGAATTGTTAGAATTATTTGAAACAGTGAGCGACCAACTTTCACTTGTATGGAGTGGATTCCTGAAGTTTCATAG GACAAATAAATTAAAGATACTGGATTACTTGCATGATATTTGGGATGTTGATCGGAAATCAGAATGGTCAATATGGATTGTTCATTCAAAAATTGAGATTCCACATCGTTACATGCACGGTATGGGTGACAGTTCGTCTCCTCGCCATTCACTCCGGAGGGTTTCCAGCTCAAAGAAGTTGCATCATGAT CCTGTACAGAATGCTTCTTCACGAGCTGAACTCCACAGAAAAAGTATTGCGCAAATGAAG ATTAACGCACGGTCTGTTCAAGATATGCATATCTATGCTAATCCTTCACGTGTTCCTGTTGTTCTTATAGAACAACATGTCATGGTCGTTCCACAACATGGTTGTAACAAGGATTTGTTGGCAAATGCTCCAGATCTGTATAATACTTCTGTACCACCTAACCTACAAGGAGATTCTTTTGCGGGGAGTCCTAGCGGTGGTAAAAACGCTGGACATGTCTTACGAGCTGTCATTTTTGTGCATGGATTTCAG GGGCATCATCTGGATCTTTGTCTCATTAGAAACCAATGGCTTTTGCGTGATCCTGGAGCTGAGTGTCTATTGTCCGAGACAAACGAAGATAGAACATATGGAGATTTTAAAGAAATGGGTAGAAGGCTTGCTAATGAAGTAGTCTCATTCCTAAAGAACAAATTGGATAAGTATTCAAGGCATGGAGGCTGCAGAGAATTGAGGCTTAGTTTTGTCGGACACTCCATTGGGAACGTCATCATCAGAAGCGCACTATCAG AACCCAAGTTGCAGCCGTTTTTGAAAAACCTCCACACATACATGTCGATATCAGGGCCTCATTTAGGTTACTGGTACAGCTCAAATTCGTTGTTCAACTCTGGCCTCTGGCTTATGAAGAGACTCAAGGGACTGCAATGCATGCATCAGCTCACTTTCACCGATGAGCAAGACCCCCAGAATACATTTTTTTACAAGCTCTGCAAG CTCAAGACACTGGAGAACTTCAAAAACATCATTTTGGTGTCTTCACCGCAG GATGGTTACGTCCCATACCATTCAGCAAGAATCGACCTCTGCCCGGCCTCGTCGTCAGATAGCTCGAAGAAGGGGCAGGTGTTCACGGCGATGCTCAACAATTGCCTGGACCAGATCCGTGCACCCACCTCCGAGACGCGGGTGTTCATGCGCTGCGACGTGAACTTCGACCAGTCCACACAACGACGGGACCTCAACTCCTTTGTCGGTAGGGCTGCACACGTCGAGTTCCTGGAGAATGACATGTATGCCAGGTTCATCATGTGGTCCTTCCCGGAATTGTTCCTGTGA
- the LOC119286413 gene encoding uncharacterized protein LOC119286413, which produces MPATDYQGSSSSHSHSPFASFGRSLLSRSRDTPASPAMLPSGGEAEVEAFQRHVAVSLAQLRDGEDFLSVPWIRRLLEAFLLCQEEFRAVVAEARRRGGGGALAERLVGEYHERAVKALDVCNAARDGVDQVRRWVRLAGIAASVLLAPDEIHEGQLRRARKALSDLSILLVDDAAAAGGGGGVASFLASHRNRSFGRGSRASPSRASSASSSSSSSSHFRSLSWSVSRTWSASRQLQAIGAGLAAPRAHEAGLAAPVYAMGCLLHLASWALVAAVPCPDRAAALQAHHLPAAPPRGAFAWAPPLLTLQDRLTEEGKRKDRRNSCGLLKEIHALEKCAQRLAEAIDAAPIPLTGEREAAVREAAAELAAVCSAMKDGLEPLERQVREVFHRIVRSRMEGLDSPMPNAAD; this is translated from the coding sequence ATGCCGGCTACGGACTACcagggctcctcctcctcccactcccACTCCCCGTTCGCCTCCTTCGGCCGCTCGCTGCTGTCCCGGAGCCGGGACACCCCGGCGTCCCCCGCCATGCTCCCGTCCGGCGGGGAGGCCGAGGTCGAGGCGTTCCAGCGCCACGTGGCCGTCAGCCTCGCGCAGCTGAGGGACGGGGAGGATTTCCTCTCCGTCCCGTGGATCCGGCGGCTCCTCGAGGCGTTCCTGCTGTGCCAGGAGGAGTTTCGGGCGGTCGTGGCCGAGGCGCGgcgccgcggcggcggaggcgcgctGGCGGAGAGGCTGGTGGGGGAGTACCACGAGCGCGCGGTGAAGGCGCTTGACGTGTGCAACGCCGCCCGCGACGGGGTTGACCAGGTCCGGCGCTGGGTGCGGCTCGCCGGCATCGCGGCGTCCGTGCTGCTCGCCCCCGACGAGATCCACGAGGGCCAGCTCCGCCGCGCGAGGAAGGCGCTGTCCGACCTCTCGATCCTCCTCGTCGACGACGCGGCCGCcgccgggggcgggggcggcgtcgcCTCCTTCCTCGCCTCCCACCGCAACCGCTCCTTCGGCCGCGGGAGCCGCGCGTCCCCGTCTCGCGCGTCCtccgcctcttcctcgtcctcctcctcctcgcacttCCGCTCGCTCTCGTGGAGCGTGTCCCGCACCTGGTCGGCGTCGCGGCAGCTGCAGGCCATCGGGGCCGGCCTGGCCGCGCCGCGCGCGCACGAGGCGGGCCTCGCCGCGCCCGTCTACGCAATGGGGTGCCTGCTGCACCTCGCCTCGTGGGCGCTCGTCGCGGCCGTCCCGTGCCCGGACCGCGCCGCGGCGCTCCAAGCGCACCAcctccccgccgcgccgccgcgcgGGGCGTTCGCGTGGGCGCCGCCGCTCCTGACGCTCCAGGACCGGCTCACCGAGGAGGGGAAGCGCAAGGACAGGCGCAATTCCTGCGGCCTCCTCAAGGAAATCCACGCGCTCGAGAAGTGCGCGCAGAGGCTCGCCGAGGCGATCGACGCGGCGCCCATCCCGCTCACCGGAGAGAGGGAGGCCGCGGTGCGGgaggccgccgcggagctcgccgccgtgtGCAGCGCCATGAAGGACGGCCTGGAGCCGCTGGAGAGGCAGGTCCGGGAGGTGTTCCACCGCATTGTGCGCAGCCGCATGGAGGGCCTCGACTCGCCGATGCCCAACGCCGCCGACTGA